In Pedobacter heparinus DSM 2366, the following are encoded in one genomic region:
- a CDS encoding glycoside hydrolase family 88 protein: MKRNLILKSLFVLTTVSFAIGGCGVRKANQNSNDLAQIVDKDIKAAEEQYKYFMKQIPADKLPRSLDKNGKLVTSNSEWWCSGFYPGTLLYLYELGKDPVLYTEALNRLKLLEKEQFNKSTHDLGFMMYCSFGNANRLKPSAAYKQILINSARSLASRFNPKVGCIRSWNSKDPSEFKVIIDNMMNLELLFWAAKETGDKSFYDIAVTHANTTMKNHFRPDFSSYHLVIYDSNTGAVRKKQTVQGYADDSAWARGQGWGLYGYTVMYRETKDTRYLELAKKIAGFILDNPKLPADKIPYWDFNAPNIPDASRDASAGSLIASALLELAGYTDKALADQYVSAAELMIRSLSKPPYQSLYGENSGFLLTKSVGHLPGKSEVDVPLTYADYYYAEALLRYKKLQK; encoded by the coding sequence ATGAAAAGAAACCTGATTTTAAAAAGCCTGTTTGTACTGACCACAGTTTCCTTTGCGATAGGGGGATGTGGTGTCCGTAAAGCGAACCAAAACAGCAATGACCTTGCGCAAATTGTTGATAAAGACATTAAAGCTGCAGAAGAACAGTATAAATACTTTATGAAGCAGATCCCTGCAGATAAACTGCCACGTAGCCTGGATAAAAACGGGAAACTGGTGACCAGCAATTCTGAATGGTGGTGCAGCGGATTTTATCCGGGTACGCTCTTGTACCTGTATGAACTGGGCAAAGACCCGGTACTGTATACCGAGGCGCTAAACCGGTTAAAGCTTTTGGAAAAAGAACAGTTTAACAAAAGCACGCATGACCTGGGCTTTATGATGTACTGCAGTTTTGGAAATGCCAACCGTTTGAAACCATCAGCGGCCTATAAGCAGATCCTGATTAACAGTGCCCGTTCCCTGGCCAGTCGTTTTAACCCCAAAGTGGGCTGTATCCGTTCCTGGAACTCTAAAGACCCATCCGAATTTAAGGTGATCATTGACAATATGATGAACCTGGAACTGTTGTTCTGGGCAGCTAAAGAAACAGGTGACAAATCTTTTTACGACATAGCAGTTACGCATGCCAATACTACGATGAAAAATCATTTCAGGCCCGACTTCAGTTCCTATCACCTGGTGATATACGACAGCAATACCGGTGCCGTACGTAAAAAACAAACGGTGCAGGGCTATGCAGATGATTCTGCCTGGGCAAGGGGACAGGGCTGGGGCCTATATGGTTATACAGTGATGTACCGGGAAACTAAAGACACCAGGTACCTGGAACTGGCCAAAAAGATAGCTGGCTTTATACTTGACAACCCTAAGCTGCCTGCAGATAAAATTCCATACTGGGATTTCAATGCACCGAATATTCCGGATGCTTCGAGAGATGCCTCTGCCGGTTCGCTGATTGCATCGGCTTTGCTGGAACTGGCCGGCTATACTGATAAAGCACTGGCTGATCAATACGTTTCGGCCGCTGAACTCATGATCCGTTCACTGTCAAAACCTCCTTATCAGTCTTTATACGGAGAAAACAGCGGTTTTCTGCTAACCAAAAGTGTAGGTCACCTGCCTGGGAAATCTGAAGTGGATGTGCCGCTTACCTATGCAGATTATTATTATGCGGAGGCCTTACTGCGTTATAAAAAACTACAGAAATAA
- a CDS encoding family 43 glycosylhydrolase, producing MKRRIGSWLFMATSCCMLATLSGYTAADEGKNELPDTLKGMFKNPIAAGADPWVIKSGKYYYTCLSNGNVDSKGISVCRSLKLTEPGSKITVWTAPDTGWNSTQIWAPELHHMNNRWYIYYAAGRKKGAPYIHQRSGVLESVSDDPQGQYIDRGLLQTGVDKNDPSGTIWAIDVNVASIKGKLYAVWSGWEKNMDTDKTSQQLYIAEMSNPWTISSKRVKLSGPDQPWEQGGPLNLNEGPEFLLHKGQVFIIYSTRESWTPEYRLGQLRLKDPARSLLDAANWLKSGPVFQGTQTVHGTGHASFTTSPDGKEWWMIYHTKRSTKPGWERDIMMQKFKWDKDGNPDFGKPEPAGKLLKKPSGEEGG from the coding sequence ATGAAAAGAAGAATAGGAAGCTGGTTGTTTATGGCTACATCCTGCTGCATGCTGGCCACCTTAAGCGGATATACCGCTGCAGATGAGGGTAAAAATGAATTACCGGATACCTTAAAAGGGATGTTTAAAAACCCGATAGCAGCGGGGGCAGATCCCTGGGTAATTAAATCGGGAAAATATTATTATACCTGCCTGAGCAACGGGAACGTGGACAGTAAAGGGATTTCGGTTTGCAGATCACTGAAACTTACGGAGCCCGGCAGCAAAATAACAGTATGGACAGCCCCGGATACCGGCTGGAATTCGACCCAGATCTGGGCTCCTGAACTGCATCACATGAACAACAGGTGGTATATTTATTATGCCGCGGGCAGAAAAAAGGGAGCGCCGTATATCCATCAGCGCTCTGGTGTACTGGAATCGGTTTCTGATGATCCGCAGGGACAATATATAGACCGGGGATTATTACAGACAGGTGTAGATAAGAATGATCCGAGTGGTACGATATGGGCAATTGATGTAAATGTAGCCAGTATAAAGGGCAAACTCTATGCAGTATGGTCAGGATGGGAAAAAAATATGGATACAGATAAAACATCGCAGCAGCTTTATATTGCAGAGATGAGCAATCCCTGGACGATCAGTTCAAAACGGGTTAAACTATCGGGCCCCGACCAGCCATGGGAACAGGGAGGCCCTTTGAACCTGAACGAAGGCCCCGAGTTTTTACTGCATAAGGGACAGGTTTTTATCATTTACTCTACCCGTGAATCCTGGACACCTGAATACAGACTTGGACAGCTCCGTTTAAAGGATCCGGCCAGATCACTCCTGGATGCTGCCAACTGGCTGAAATCCGGTCCTGTATTTCAGGGTACCCAGACAGTTCATGGCACGGGGCATGCGAGTTTTACCACTTCGCCAGACGGGAAGGAATGGTGGATGATTTACCATACCAAGCGTAGCACAAAGCCGGGCTGGGAACGTGATATCATGATGCAAAAGTTTAAATGGGACAAAGATGGCAACCCGGATTTTGGAAAACCGGAGCCAGCAGGCAAACTGTTGAAAAAGCCTTCGGGAGAAGAGGGGGGATAA
- a CDS encoding ABC transporter ATP-binding protein translates to MNYNLNQISGKEEKKSTFAVLKKLLQLISDERRNLLFAFVAIVINSTLLLLSPLIIGHTIDTYISTKQYEGVLLYSCLLFVMFLVTLATGYLQTKLMGGVGQRTLYALRNAIFSKLQELPVSFFSQNKAGDLISRVNNDTDKLNQFFSQSLMQFLSSIFTMLGSGIFLLLINFKLGAATLTPAMFILLFTALVSAWVKSKNALNLKSVGNLSAGIQESLNNFKVIIAFNRRDYFRKRFDETNQQNYRTAIGAGIANTIFIPVFGLFSSLAQLVVLIYGIHLIAIGEFTIGLLISYLSYAVNFYNPLRQLAALWSSFQVALAAWDRISQILSLENDLQVITDSTEKTSDALLSFRNVHFSYAGSQEILHNISFELQKGKTYAFIGPTGGGKTTTASLMARLYDTTKGTVLLNGKDIRSYTAAERSNKIGFILQEPFLFTGTVKDNILYSNKAYADYSNAQLEQVIKEAHLEGILALFDKGLETEIASNSDSISLGQKQLIAFMRAVLRNPELLILDEATANIDTVTEQLLSDILKKLPKETTLVIIAHRLNTIENADEIYFVNSGEVIKAGTLAHAIDMLLKGKRSS, encoded by the coding sequence ATGAACTACAATCTTAACCAGATTAGCGGTAAGGAAGAAAAGAAATCTACATTTGCAGTGCTCAAAAAGTTGTTACAGCTGATTTCGGATGAGCGCCGCAATCTTTTGTTTGCTTTTGTAGCGATCGTGATCAATTCGACACTGTTGTTGTTGTCTCCACTGATTATTGGCCATACCATAGATACATATATCAGTACCAAACAATATGAGGGGGTGCTGCTGTACTCGTGTTTGCTGTTTGTTATGTTCCTGGTTACCCTGGCAACGGGCTATCTGCAAACCAAATTGATGGGGGGAGTGGGGCAGCGGACGCTTTATGCGCTTAGAAATGCAATTTTCAGTAAGCTACAGGAGTTACCGGTATCTTTCTTCAGTCAGAATAAAGCAGGAGATCTGATCTCGAGGGTGAATAACGATACAGATAAACTTAACCAGTTCTTTTCCCAGTCACTGATGCAGTTTCTGAGCAGCATCTTTACCATGCTGGGCTCGGGCATTTTTTTGTTGCTGATTAATTTTAAGCTGGGGGCGGCTACACTTACACCGGCTATGTTTATATTGCTATTTACCGCATTGGTATCTGCCTGGGTAAAAAGTAAAAATGCGCTGAACCTGAAAAGTGTAGGTAATTTAAGTGCAGGCATACAGGAAAGTTTAAACAATTTTAAAGTGATCATTGCATTTAACCGCCGGGATTACTTCAGAAAACGTTTTGATGAGACCAATCAGCAAAATTACAGGACAGCCATTGGGGCGGGGATAGCAAATACCATTTTTATACCCGTATTTGGGTTGTTTTCCAGCCTTGCGCAATTGGTGGTATTGATATATGGCATCCATCTGATTGCAATAGGTGAATTTACTATCGGTCTGCTGATCAGCTATCTGTCTTATGCCGTTAATTTCTATAACCCGCTACGTCAGCTGGCCGCATTATGGAGCAGTTTCCAGGTGGCTTTGGCGGCCTGGGACAGGATTTCCCAGATCTTATCGCTTGAAAATGACCTGCAGGTAATTACGGACAGCACTGAAAAAACCTCAGATGCACTGTTGAGCTTCAGAAATGTTCATTTTTCGTATGCCGGTAGTCAGGAAATACTGCACAATATCAGTTTCGAGCTTCAAAAAGGTAAGACCTATGCTTTTATCGGGCCAACCGGTGGTGGTAAAACCACTACAGCGTCATTGATGGCCCGTTTATACGATACCACTAAAGGGACAGTGCTGTTAAACGGAAAGGACATCCGATCATATACTGCCGCAGAACGCAGCAATAAGATCGGCTTCATTTTACAGGAACCATTTCTTTTTACGGGCACGGTAAAAGATAATATCTTATATAGCAACAAAGCTTATGCGGATTATAGCAATGCGCAGCTTGAACAGGTGATCAAGGAAGCTCATCTGGAGGGTATCCTTGCTTTATTTGACAAAGGGCTGGAAACAGAAATTGCTTCCAATTCTGACAGCATTAGTCTGGGCCAAAAACAGCTGATTGCTTTTATGAGAGCAGTATTGCGAAACCCGGAATTACTTATTCTTGATGAAGCCACTGCAAACATAGATACGGTTACGGAGCAATTGCTAAGTGATATTCTGAAGAAACTACCAAAAGAAACCACCCTGGTGATCATTGCACACCGCTTAAACACTATAGAAAATGCAGATGAAATCTATTTTGTGAATTCAGGTGAGGTGATTAAAGCAGGTACGCTTGCCCATGCCATAGACATGCTGTTGAAAGGCAAACGAAGTAGTTAA
- a CDS encoding glycoside hydrolase family 15 protein — translation MTERHTYQTGIIGNCAYLAHINKNTNVDWLCWPRFDSSFVFGGLLDKEKGGEFSVLPAGEYISRQYYLENTNVICTEISNPEGKYRVMDFAPRFYQFERYYKPLMLIRKIEPLEGNPRIRVRCKPVYEYGRKKQKGSRGSNHIEFNGDDEDMQLSTNISLSYIEDEKYFALNEPKYLILTYGHELDAPIISTAERFLRETIKYWRTWIKHSTIAGFYQSYVIRSALTLKIHQYEDTGAIIAASTTSLPESDGSGRNWDYRYCWMRDTYYVITSLNHIGHFEEMERYFNYITDISFRDDERYQPLFGIAGERVLTERKLGHLKGYMGNKPIRVGNQAYEHIQNDIYGQVLVSMLPLYTDHRFIYSERKDSEKWLDYLLKKIERTIDEKDAGIWEFRNIANTHCYTNLFQWAGANAALKMARTIGNKLYEERAQILIDKAARHIEDCYDPVRKVYNHAVGSPYLDASTLQLILMNYLDPLSQKAKDHLIALEQELKAENGLFYRYLHKDDFGRPKTTFLICAFWYVEALACVGRLDDAIKEFESIIKYANHLLLFSEDVDENDGSQWGNFPQAYSHVGLMNAAHRIAIKLDRPVFL, via the coding sequence ATGACTGAGAGACACACCTACCAAACGGGAATTATTGGAAATTGCGCTTATCTTGCCCACATCAATAAAAATACAAATGTAGACTGGCTTTGCTGGCCAAGGTTTGACAGCAGCTTTGTATTTGGGGGCTTGCTGGATAAAGAAAAAGGCGGGGAATTTTCCGTATTACCAGCTGGTGAGTATATATCGCGGCAGTATTATCTGGAAAATACCAATGTCATTTGTACCGAAATAAGCAATCCGGAAGGAAAATACAGGGTGATGGACTTTGCCCCCCGTTTTTATCAGTTTGAACGGTATTATAAACCCCTGATGCTGATCAGAAAAATAGAGCCCCTGGAAGGTAATCCCAGGATAAGGGTGAGATGTAAGCCGGTATATGAATATGGGCGTAAAAAACAAAAGGGCAGCAGGGGCAGCAACCACATTGAATTTAATGGGGATGATGAGGATATGCAACTGAGCACCAATATTTCATTAAGCTATATTGAAGATGAGAAATATTTTGCTTTGAATGAGCCCAAATACCTGATACTGACTTACGGGCATGAACTGGATGCACCCATTATCAGCACTGCAGAGCGCTTTTTAAGGGAAACCATTAAATACTGGCGGACCTGGATCAAACATTCTACGATTGCCGGTTTTTACCAGTCGTATGTCATCCGTTCAGCTTTGACCTTAAAAATTCATCAGTATGAGGATACAGGGGCCATTATTGCAGCCAGTACAACCAGCTTACCGGAATCGGATGGGAGCGGCAGGAACTGGGACTACCGCTATTGCTGGATGCGCGACACTTATTATGTGATCACTTCATTAAATCACATTGGCCACTTTGAAGAGATGGAGCGGTATTTCAATTACATTACAGATATTTCTTTCAGGGATGATGAACGATACCAGCCTTTGTTTGGCATTGCCGGAGAAAGGGTACTTACCGAGCGAAAACTGGGGCATCTGAAGGGCTATATGGGCAACAAGCCAATCCGCGTAGGTAACCAGGCTTATGAACATATACAAAATGATATTTATGGACAGGTTCTGGTTTCTATGCTGCCTTTATACACAGATCACCGTTTTATTTATTCTGAAAGAAAGGATTCTGAAAAATGGCTGGATTATCTGCTGAAAAAGATAGAACGTACAATTGATGAGAAAGATGCAGGGATATGGGAATTCAGAAACATTGCCAATACCCATTGTTATACCAATCTGTTTCAATGGGCTGGTGCCAATGCAGCCTTAAAAATGGCCAGAACAATAGGGAATAAATTGTATGAAGAACGTGCACAGATATTAATTGATAAAGCCGCCAGGCACATAGAGGACTGTTATGATCCGGTACGTAAGGTTTACAACCATGCTGTAGGCAGTCCGTATCTGGATGCCAGTACCCTGCAACTCATATTAATGAATTATTTAGATCCTTTATCACAAAAAGCCAAAGATCATCTGATTGCCCTGGAGCAGGAACTAAAGGCCGAAAACGGACTGTTCTACAGGTATTTACATAAGGATGATTTTGGCCGGCCTAAAACCACCTTTCTAATCTGTGCGTTCTGGTATGTGGAGGCCCTGGCCTGTGTTGGGCGCCTGGATGATGCCATCAAGGAGTTTGAATCTATCATTAAATATGCCAACCACCTGTTGTTGTTTAGTGAGGATGTTGATGAAAATGACGGCAGTCAGTGGGGCAATTTTCCGCAGGCTTACAGTCATGTTGGCCTGATGAATGCCGCGCACAGGATTGCGATAAAACTGGACAGACCTGTGTTTCTTTAA
- a CDS encoding ABC transporter ATP-binding protein → MKKSPSGQKKPGIFSLLKPYKGLIVLLLLFALLSNGVNLLLPKIVANGIDAYTNGTFDLNSILIKFSVAILFVFLFTFLQSIIQTYASEKVARDLRTKLADQISRQSNIYIEQANPSKLLTNLTADVDSIKMFISQAIVSITSSIFIIIGATILLLTINWKLALAIIAIIPIIGVTFFLVIKKVSVLFKQSREVIDWLNKVINESILGAALIRVINSQQLEYVKFLSANTRARDLGLSILNLFAGLIPLIIFVANLAGLTILLLGGHYVINNSMTLGDFAAFNSYLALLIFPIIVIGFMSNVIAQATASYGRIAHVLNQANTADTGKLTNTLKGNVEMKGIHVFYGQKPVLKDISFQLQAGSKTAIIGPTAAGKTQLLYLLTGLIKPDSGEILFDGHAVDQYVRESFHNQIGFVFQDSIIFNMSIRENIAFNDMVTDAALEKAIETAELKDFIDALPEKLSTVIAERGSNLSGGQKQRIMLARALALNPKVLLLDDFTARVDTHTEQRILANVQRNYPGLTLLSVTQKIAAVENYDQVILLMQGEIIAQGSHATLMKSSPEYVQIYNSQQSTSNYELQS, encoded by the coding sequence ATGAAAAAATCTCCTAGCGGACAAAAAAAACCAGGTATTTTCAGTTTGCTAAAACCCTATAAAGGGCTGATCGTTTTATTGCTTCTTTTTGCATTACTGAGCAATGGGGTAAATCTTTTGCTGCCTAAAATTGTGGCCAATGGAATAGATGCTTATACGAATGGAACTTTTGATCTCAATTCCATTCTGATTAAATTTTCTGTAGCGATCCTGTTTGTTTTTCTTTTTACCTTCCTGCAGAGCATTATTCAAACTTATGCTTCGGAAAAAGTAGCCAGAGACCTCCGGACAAAGCTTGCCGATCAGATTTCCAGACAAAGCAATATTTATATAGAACAGGCCAATCCTTCAAAACTGCTTACCAACCTAACTGCTGATGTGGATTCTATCAAAATGTTTATATCACAGGCCATTGTTTCCATCACTTCATCCATTTTTATCATAATAGGGGCAACGATCTTATTGCTGACCATTAACTGGAAGCTTGCCCTGGCCATTATCGCTATCATACCCATCATTGGGGTCACTTTTTTTCTTGTCATCAAAAAAGTAAGTGTACTTTTTAAACAGAGCAGGGAAGTGATAGACTGGCTGAATAAGGTGATTAATGAAAGTATACTGGGGGCTGCCCTGATCCGTGTGATCAACTCACAGCAGCTGGAGTATGTTAAATTTCTATCTGCAAATACCAGGGCCCGGGATTTGGGCCTTTCTATATTAAACCTTTTTGCTGGTTTGATACCCCTGATCATATTTGTTGCCAATTTAGCAGGATTAACCATTTTGTTATTGGGTGGCCATTATGTTATAAACAACAGCATGACATTGGGCGATTTTGCTGCATTTAACAGTTATCTGGCCCTGCTTATTTTCCCGATTATTGTAATTGGCTTTATGAGTAATGTAATTGCACAGGCTACTGCGTCATACGGTCGCATTGCCCATGTGCTGAACCAGGCAAATACAGCGGATACCGGTAAACTTACCAATACTTTAAAGGGTAATGTGGAAATGAAGGGAATCCATGTATTTTACGGGCAAAAGCCTGTATTGAAGGACATTTCCTTTCAGTTGCAGGCAGGATCAAAAACTGCAATTATTGGACCTACCGCTGCCGGAAAAACACAATTACTTTATTTGCTTACAGGGCTGATTAAACCGGATAGTGGTGAAATTTTATTTGACGGCCATGCGGTTGACCAATATGTAAGGGAATCTTTTCACAACCAGATCGGGTTTGTTTTTCAGGACAGCATTATTTTTAACATGAGCATTCGTGAAAACATTGCATTTAACGATATGGTTACTGACGCAGCGCTGGAAAAAGCTATAGAAACTGCTGAACTGAAGGATTTTATAGATGCCCTGCCGGAAAAACTAAGTACAGTAATAGCCGAAAGGGGCAGCAACCTTTCAGGTGGACAGAAACAAAGGATCATGCTGGCCAGGGCACTTGCCTTAAACCCCAAAGTATTGCTGCTGGACGATTTTACAGCAAGGGTAGATACCCATACAGAGCAGCGTATTTTAGCAAATGTGCAGCGCAATTATCCCGGATTGACCTTACTCTCAGTTACACAAAAAATAGCAGCTGTAGAAAATTATGATCAGGTTATATTGTTGATGCAGGGTGAAATTATTGCTCAGGGTAGCCATGCCACACTTATGAAAAGCAGTCCCGAATACGTTCAGATTTATAACTCACAACAAAGCACCAGCAATTATGAACTACAATCTTAA
- a CDS encoding Gfo/Idh/MocA family protein, with translation MEISLSDQMNDKPNYFIEKIWNMLGINATDEIKWGIIGCGDVTEVKSGPAFNKVLHSSLVAVMRRDGTKAMDYAKRHGVPRWYNDAAALINDPEVNAVYIATPPLQHEEYTLMALAAGKPVYVEKPMTMNAEAALRMKAAAEQHQVKLSVAHYRREQPMFLKIKSLIDEKVIGDVSIVQLQLFQPHQSDLIASSATNWRLDPAVSGGGLFHDLAPHQLDLMVYFFGEVLKSSGISLNQAGLYAADDVVSGQILFKNGVLFNGTWCFTAAEKLDVCEIIGSKGKISFPMFGHKVTLSKQGEEEDFIFDPLAHVQQPMIEQVVKYFLGRTDNPCSADEALLSMQLIDSFTSHEKIS, from the coding sequence ATGGAGATATCATTAAGTGATCAAATGAACGATAAGCCTAACTACTTCATAGAAAAAATATGGAATATGTTGGGAATAAATGCAACTGACGAGATTAAATGGGGGATCATTGGCTGTGGTGACGTTACTGAAGTCAAAAGCGGGCCTGCATTTAACAAGGTGCTCCATTCCTCACTGGTAGCAGTGATGCGCAGAGACGGCACAAAAGCCATGGATTATGCAAAAAGGCATGGAGTGCCCAGGTGGTACAACGATGCAGCTGCACTCATTAACGATCCTGAAGTAAATGCTGTTTATATAGCTACACCCCCTTTGCAACATGAAGAATATACTTTAATGGCATTGGCAGCAGGAAAACCGGTTTATGTAGAAAAGCCGATGACCATGAATGCTGAAGCTGCACTGAGAATGAAAGCTGCTGCCGAGCAGCATCAGGTTAAACTGAGCGTAGCACATTACCGGCGCGAGCAACCCATGTTTTTAAAGATCAAATCGCTGATAGATGAAAAAGTTATCGGCGACGTGAGTATTGTTCAGCTCCAGTTGTTCCAGCCGCATCAATCAGACCTGATTGCAAGTTCTGCTACCAACTGGCGGCTTGATCCTGCCGTTTCGGGAGGTGGCCTGTTCCATGACCTGGCCCCGCACCAGCTGGACCTGATGGTTTATTTTTTTGGGGAAGTATTGAAATCTTCAGGGATTTCTTTAAACCAGGCCGGCTTATATGCTGCTGACGATGTTGTTAGCGGACAGATCCTGTTTAAAAATGGGGTATTGTTTAACGGTACATGGTGTTTCACAGCCGCTGAAAAACTGGATGTATGCGAAATTATTGGCAGCAAAGGAAAAATAAGTTTTCCGATGTTTGGCCATAAGGTAACCTTAAGCAAACAGGGTGAGGAAGAGGATTTTATATTTGATCCTTTGGCCCATGTACAGCAACCCATGATAGAACAGGTAGTGAAATACTTCCTGGGCAGAACCGATAATCCCTGTTCGGCCGATGAGGCATTGTTATCGATGCAATTAATTGATAGCTTTACCAGTCATGAAAAAATCTCCTAG
- a CDS encoding serine hydrolase domain-containing protein, protein MTTITSLKYYLIVVLTICTTFSGLAQVKTAEAEAELKSIMKKLEVVGLSVAVVKKGELIYSNSFGLKDIEKNTLLENRDIFRIASISKSFSATSILQFVDAGKVSLDDDFSNLVGFKVRNPKYPNTVITLKMVMSHTSSINDSEGYFNLDAINPEKNVNWAKCYNNYEPGKGYRYCNLNYNMVGAVIEKLSGERFDQYVKHHILDRLGLYGGYCVDSLDASRFATLYEYDAAARKFNAAPLAYAPRSEDIRNYIMGYSTPIFSPTGGMKISATDLAKYMTMHMNLGKYKGGRIISKKSAKIMQTKVSDEEGYGLAILTTADMIPGKVMKGHTGSAYGLYSAMFFQPDEKFGIVVITNGCNPTYTRGFNDVLRATVSSLYNSFIK, encoded by the coding sequence ATGACTACAATAACCTCTTTAAAATATTACCTGATAGTTGTTCTGACTATATGCACTACTTTTTCTGGCCTTGCCCAGGTAAAAACTGCTGAAGCAGAAGCTGAATTAAAAAGCATCATGAAAAAGCTGGAAGTTGTAGGACTTTCTGTAGCAGTGGTAAAAAAAGGGGAACTGATATACAGCAACTCCTTTGGGCTAAAAGATATAGAGAAAAATACACTGCTTGAAAACAGGGATATCTTTAGGATCGCTTCGATCTCAAAATCATTTTCTGCAACTTCTATTCTACAGTTTGTGGATGCCGGAAAGGTATCATTAGATGATGACTTTAGTAACCTTGTTGGTTTTAAAGTCAGAAACCCAAAATATCCGAATACGGTAATTACCCTGAAAATGGTCATGTCCCATACCTCGAGCATCAACGACAGCGAAGGTTATTTTAACCTGGATGCGATTAACCCGGAAAAAAATGTGAACTGGGCAAAATGTTATAACAACTATGAACCCGGAAAAGGATACAGATATTGTAACCTGAACTACAACATGGTTGGGGCTGTAATAGAAAAACTTTCTGGTGAGCGTTTCGATCAGTATGTGAAACACCATATTTTAGACCGCCTGGGTTTATATGGCGGGTATTGTGTAGACTCGCTGGATGCCAGCCGTTTTGCCACCTTGTATGAATATGATGCTGCAGCCCGGAAATTCAATGCAGCACCTTTGGCTTATGCCCCGAGGAGTGAGGACATCAGGAATTATATAATGGGGTACAGCACCCCCATATTTTCTCCGACAGGAGGAATGAAAATTTCGGCGACGGACCTGGCAAAATACATGACCATGCACATGAACCTTGGAAAATATAAAGGAGGCAGGATCATCTCAAAAAAGAGTGCTAAAATTATGCAGACCAAAGTATCTGATGAGGAAGGTTATGGTTTGGCCATATTGACTACAGCAGATATGATACCCGGCAAAGTTATGAAGGGGCATACAGGTTCTGCTTATGGCCTGTATAGTGCTATGTTTTTTCAGCCTGATGAAAAATTTGGAATTGTGGTGATCACCAATGGCTGTAATCCTACCTATACCAGGGGTTTTAACGATGTATTAAGGGCAACAGTGAGCAGCTTGTATAACAGTTTTATCAAATAA